The Amblyomma americanum isolate KBUSLIRL-KWMA chromosome 11, ASM5285725v1, whole genome shotgun sequence genome includes the window ATTTGTCGTCTTGGCTATTCTTCACCTTCCTGCTGCGTGAACAGCTTTATTCCTTCCTGAATTCATTTATTCAGCGGACCTGTGCCCACATATTAAATTCCTGTCATGTCTTGAGGTATAATAAAAGCATGAGAACATATCTTACTGTATAGCACCCATGGTACCGATGGCCATGGTGCATTCCGCTGTTTTAGCTGCGTGCAACTTTAGGGgaacagaaaaagaagaagacaTCGTTTTTTTTTGGCTGCACCTCAGGGTATCTTGCTACCAATCAGCCTGGGTGTCCTCACTACCGCAATCTGGCACGCTTGCTTTCGACCAGCGCGAATCATCAACAGTGCTCTGGTAAGTTCTGCGGACCTTGCAACACCGAAATTCGTCCAGCTTTCTTGTATCAGGACataagcagcagcggctgcgtcCTCAGAAAATGAAGGAGTAATCCGAATTCGCTGCGTGTGGCTAATCAGGCTTGATTGCAAAAAAGCGCGCCTTTCTCAACGTAGTAACAGCAGCAACAGATCGGTGCGTTCAGTTGTTAGACAACAAAACCCTCGTCCCCGCCTTTTCGCTTGCACCTCGGAATTCAGGCCTGAGGCTGCATTCGGTATTCGGTGCACGGTCGACACGcgtgcgcgtgacgtcacggtcgCCATGATGGAGCAGAAGGCGATAAGCGGATTAGAAAAACGCTCATTTTTTCGCCGTCCTTCTGGTCTCCCACATGATGGCCGCTATGACGTCAGTGTCACTCGTGTCTACAAAGAGTATCATGAGACTCTAAAAGGATTGACAAAATGAAGCGTCTCGGCCCGTGTCACTATAGGTATATTGGGCCTAAAGCCATGTATACAGAAAGTAGTGCGGACAAAATAAAAACTTAGATAATATTGCCCAGCCTTACCCATGAATACATAGATTATATtgcgactataaaaagaaacaagaaaaatataGCTCGAAATCCTCTTGAACCACCAGTCATATTTTTTGGGGGCTTTCTCACGCCTCTCGGCATCAGTGCTGAAACGCATTGATActaataaaaataattgttttttggggggaaacgaaatgacgcagtatgtctcatacatctttggacacctgaaccgcgccgtaaggaaaggtataaggagggagtgaaagaagaaaggaagaaagaggtgccgtagtggagggctccggaatactccGGAAACGCACTGGCCAAAGTACGACGCCGTCGATAACGTGCTTTAAAAATGGCAAGGCAAACGCCAGTAGTCTGTCTCGCATTTCGTAATCGAATCCCGTATATCATCgcgggcaaaagtaacagacccccgCTGCAAGTTCCGGCCCGTGACACTCTGactgggggcgccacctgacaaagcacttctagTGTCGAGACCGGCGACTCGGCGCAGTGGGTCCGTTTCGACACCcaccagaagtgctttgtctCTTGGCGTGTATTACGTGTCACCGTTGTCTGGTGCAGGGAGTTCCCCGGCAATGGGGTCGATGGCAACGCTGGTCGCGTGCGGCATAGCCGTGCTCCTCGCGTTGTGCATGCCACGTCCTGCGCTCTCCTTCTCCAAGGGGCCACCGCTGAGCGCATGCAAGGAGATGGTGCCCAGGCACTCTGCCGGACCCACCTTTACACACCACAATTTTCAGGCGAGACgtgcaattttatttttttctttgggtCGTGTTTGTGTGTTGTTTGAAAAATTATGAATTATtactaattggttttggggaaggaaatggcacaggatctgtctcgcatatcgacgGACACTTGAACATCGCcattaagggaagggacaaaggaaggagtgaaagaagaaaggaggaaagaggtgccgtagtggagggctccagaataatttcgaccaccttttgAAAagttcaaaattggtttttgtggaaaggaaatggcgcagtatctgtctcgcacatcggcggacacctgaaccgcgccgtaagggaaggtatagaggagggagtgaaagaagaaagaggtgccgtactggagggctccagagtaatttcgacctcctggggatctttaacgtgtgctgacatcgcacggcataagggcgccttgcgtttcgcctccatagaaacgcggccgccgcggccgggttcgaacccgggaactccggatcagaggccgagcaccttaaccactgagccaccgcggcgggtatatgtTGTTTCCATGGTATCATTTTGCCGATAGAAAGTAGTGGCTGGGAGAGCAGGGAGGATGCAATAAATGCAATGATGTTACCAGGTCATGCACAATTATACTTGAAGCACGACTATCGTACGCTCTATACGCAAATGAGTAAACAGGatgtaagttgtcctctagcgcgctcaaTTTTACGAAAGGGAGTGCTCCAGAGGATAGCTTACACCCTGTTTGCTCCCATAGGAATGTATTCGTGTTCAGAATGTAGTACATAGCGAAAATGCAACGTTTTCGTTGGCCATCGAATCTCTAACGGCTCTCCGCTAAAAGATTCGTCCATTCTTTAAGCTAATGTGATACCGGTGTTTCGTCTTTTAAAAATGCAATGTGAGTTATTTTCCCGCCGCCATGTTGTCAGCACGTGTATCTTTAACTTCGTTTATTTCTGTTTAAATCAATTAAACATTTTGAACGAGCTAGTTGGCAAACACTGATCAGGCCGGCTAGCAGATCAGAGGGTAGGGCTGAAGCGAATTGATCAACAAAtcgaagtgggaacggtgttaGTGCAACGTTCAGGGATATCCCTCAAGGTGGGataggtttgtaataagggagtagtaAGGGAGTTAGTTGATACTACCGACTTATTACTCCtgtattacaaatctactccactttgGGGGATCTCCGTAAACATTGAACCAACGATTaataagacccgccgcggtgggtcagtcgCTTTGTGGCGTTCGGCTTCTGATTCCAAGGTAACGGGATCGAATCAGGGCCGCAGCGGGCGCATTTCGATTAAGGCTAAAAGCGTATGCTCCCGAGTGCAATACGCCCAGTGCAGAAGTCCACCACTCCCAAGTTACTACAAGAGGCGCCATAAAATATATAGAAAAATTCGGTGCTGGCGGTTGCAGAGGTCATAAAATAGATAAATGTTGACTGATAATAAACAAAATCTGGTAGGTACtttcggcgtcaaatgaaatgcgaacagcggagcgcgtggcaAACGGTCCAGCTTATAATAGGCCGTCTGCCTGTCGCTATCAGTTACAGGCGCGCTCTGCCGGTTTGCGAtagtttttcttctcttttatttGACTTTGGCTTCCTCGTTTTGCCGCTGGGGCGCCACATGCATGCTTTTCACCAGTAACAACTTGCACAGCGTGGATTCGCCGGCGGCACCGAGTGAAACGAGCTGTCCCATCTCCATGGTTTGCCGCGCTTTGATTTTTATTCCATCACTGCCGCGTCATCAGTGTCCGGTTCCAATGTGAAAGGGGAAAAGATCGACCGGAAATGGTCGGTGTTCATCGTAGCCGTTGCCGAATCGCTTTCTTCTGATACTGGGCGTAACTTTAACGTCGCCAGAAAACCACAAATACGCTGGGATCCAACATTCACGCGTCATTTGAAACCGATGGTTGCATTACTGCAACCTAGTTTGGGGAGTTGTtccaaagaccactcttcaaaatatttacctccttcaaaagaaggccgtaaaaattatttttaaccaacctTACGATTTtccttccgcagcccttttttcaaaatagtagcgtgccgagaatatttagtctctatgatatacgtctgtccttgcgctacagacaggaaacacgggacaaaatttcaacaatatctcaaatGGCTAACCTTGAGCTCCTTGTGCCTACATAcccgctacgccgtctgcggcactgcacccttaacacgccacgaactaactacgggatacaggtgcttagatattatcttcccgcactactcaaccgtctctttgatgcaggcattgacattaataaatgcagcaatgctgacctccgggcgttctttcactaaataattctctttttttctggttTGTGGTTGTTACGTATACGGTCGAAATATGCAGGCTCGTTGAATGCTTATCGTAACCCGtcagcacgccaatatcatgctgtcttcattcatgtatgttgaaaattgttcttttttatgcgttgtcagtgtgttcactgctgtgaaattgAGTGCTTAATCTCTGTatatatagaatgtttaaataatgctttcagtgcatgctttgaattttgtatattacttgttctttatgttatattgcgcgcttagtttgtgtttccgctgttcATTCACAGATTGTGAATCATGCCTTAGGTTTATGTAagcctttcttgtttgcacgtgaccaatggcgccactgtggctggatgttgtgggcctcgggagcttgtcaagctacggctttttttcccggggcccactgctctctgtagcaagaaataaataaactgaaactgaaaatgcCAAGCGTACGACCCAAACAGAGAGCCCGAATCGTTGCTCTCTACAGTAATGGTGTGCCGCAACGGAATATTGCAAACGAAACAGGTCGTCCGCTGTCAACGGTTAATAGAATTAGCCAGGGAGTCAATTTGCCAGAGTTTGCTAGAATTTTCCAGGCATTATGAATGTGGCACTCCGGTGGCAGAGCgagaaaaaactaaaaaaaaaacagaagcaaaagtACCGATAACCGGATGTGCGCGCCTATCGCTGATACCGACAGGCAGATGGCATAAGATGGACCGTTCGCCAAGCTTTCCGCTTTTCGTTTGACGCCGAGAGTACCTTTCAGGTTATATCAGCTAGGCGTTGGCTCTAATTGCTAAATTGCAGCGGCCAAGTGGGGCATTAAGCATCAATTATGAAAAAATGTAATCGCCCACGACGCTATGATTGTGGCCTCCCCGGACGCATGGAACCGGAGTACGGGCGTGGCAATGCGCGCTCGTCGGCCGCGTTTCGTGCCTCCAAAGAGCGGAGGGGAAGGTCCCCTTTACAGCTTCTATTGTaaaaagaggagagagagagaggcgggggcAATCTGCGACAAGTATTCTCTTTGATTTGGGCAAAGCAACTTTGTTCGCTTTCATAACCGTATACCGCAAGGATTACAGCCATGAAGGTTAATATTTCCCTCCCCGTAAAATCAGGCGCTTAAGAAGAGTTACAAGATTTATCACCACACCACGGAGCGAGATGATTTCATTTCCGCACCACAATATATTTTCCACCGCATCAATCATCGTCAGATGGGTTGGCACTGCAAAGTGCAATACCaacctttttatttgtttttgagcCCTGCCTTCCTCGGTCATGTGTCGGGGTGGAACCACCTCCCTCTCGATATCGCAGCCTTTAAAGAGAGCCAAGGTTTTCGTGCTGCGATAACTTCATTCATTCTGGAGAAATATGAATTTGTAGTGCAACAACGTTCGCTGTAATTCGTTCTTTATATTCATTTCATGTAATCAAGTCCCCTCTGTAATGCATTTTGCCATGGGGTACAACGAATAAATAAGTGTTCTTAAAGTGTTATTAATGGGCTCTTGCCATCGATATTACCGTTATAATTATAAAcaactacagtcgaacctcgttataacgaaacggtttataacgaaacaatGGATGTACCAAAAGAATgtcgattccccttggaagctcggccaacacgtgttataacgaagctacggctataacgaagtaatggcCGTGCCCCAACAacatcgttataacgaggttcaactgtaggtCAATCGATATAGAAATGTAGTGTAATTTATGCAGAAGACTTGCATATCGATTTGAAGTGTAAAAATAATGACCAATCTGCATATGTTTATGCACAGCCATGCGAGAAAACTCTTCACTCAGACTCCCAGGCCAATGAACCGTTACGTACAACCTCCCACTGAATGAGGACAAAGGCTACGCTGCCTGCGGGCACACTGCGATGATAAGCGTCTGAGTGCATGTGCTGGGTGCACGTTATCTCACCTTATCGCGACTTACTTTCACAACCCCTCGAGGAGTCAGGCTTCAGCTTTACTGTGTTACGAGTCCTCTTAGCTCTATACTATCAGCTACAGGTTGCACAGGCCATACAACAGCATCTCGAAACTTGAAGGCCCGCTCCTCTTATCTCGTCAGCACTGATTAATAATTTATGGGAACGCCATTCTATGCCCTTCAGAGCCATGAAACTCAGTTGAAGACCGTGCCGCCGCTAAGAAAGAAACTGCGGCAGCTGCTTTCATTTCGTTCCATTTTACTACCTGAAGTATCTCCATACCTCTAGACTATTACATGAGCCGCAGGACGAAGGATGACGTTCAAAGTGTGGAGAAAATTTGAACCAGTTGGCGATGGCTTTTCGAAGAAATAATGAAACGGAAAGTCTAGGTGTGTAGGACTGAGGACTTTAAACTTCTAGGGGGTGGCCATACTCTAAATAagaatacgcctatgtgggaaTAAAAAAGGAGTAAGCCGTCCTCTAGGGCACTCTCTTTTAAAAAAgagtgtgcgctagaggagacCGTACTCTAATTTACTCTTTCCAGTTTAGATGTGCAGAGACaattttgtgcatttctctaATATTTTGATTATTTCATACAATTTGATGTGTGCATTCTGCTTTTCATGTGTGTATATGGGTTCAAAATGTTTACAAGTGAACATTAAGTGCGTCTTTGAGATTCTAATACATGTGCATTTCTTAATTACGTATTATTTTTGCACTAGATGAGCCTAGAAGTTGCAGTTTTAACCATACAATTGCATGTAAAAGTGTATTCATTGTTTGTATTTGATAGTGTGTATATTTATTCTCCTTTGCTGTATCTTTCTTTTGTTCATTTCCATCAGCTGGTATGTCGAAGCCACTGCTATGTAAAGGTTTTCCGGGCCCAGTCATgttgcaaaagcagctttttgcctggaaatCCTTCCAGTTGTTCTGGAGAAATAAATTGAATTCAATTCAATCATAACAAGAGAGTAATCACtcaatggcatccacccaagcgtagtCATAAACAATCATAGAGGGATCATATTAATCGACTTTAATCGCAACGGTGTCGATGCGACCAGTGATACGTCCTGGGAAGATTAGTATTGCTTTATGCAGATGGTGCAGGGTCGGCTACTCTTAAGGTGAACGCGCGAGCGCGTGGCTGTGCGGTTCAGAGCGCCAGTGAGTCCGACTCAGCTGCGCAACGCAGCAAAGTGACGCAGGTGCAGAGGAACCTGGAGGGGGTGGTTCGTGTCACGTGCCACTTCGATGCGCGGCAAAGACGGATGCTCGCACTGGTGCTCCGAAGAGCGCAGCCACGAGCTCGCGTGTTCCCCTTAAGAGTTGCCGACCCTGTACCTCCTCTTCGGAGGGATTCCTGTTTGAGGATATATGATCTACACTTGCGAACAAACGGACACGGGAAAGCAAAAATGCAACGGCATAACGCATTTCATGCATTAAAAATGTGTGCCGAACATGGCGGATGAACTGGTTTGCTCGCTTTATAGTTGGTGCTCTAGCATGAAGTGGAGCACActcattgcagagtatgcagtccgAGCGTTCTTAATGTGTAATCAAAGgatatacactctaaacatgaaaggactaaaaagggagtaagctgttctctagcgcactctcttttattaaggggggggggggggtgctgtagaggactgcttactccttttcttactcccatataggggGTATTTGTGTCCAGAGTGTACGCCTGTCCAATGCTCTGCTGCTAGCGAAAGCGTGTTCTCCGCTAAGAGCATGTGCCCGCGAAGAACCCCCAAGCTAAGGAGACGCAGCCGTTCTAGTCGCGCATGCGCATTCTGCTCCACTGTACGTCGCCGCTGTCGGATCAGCCGGCTCACGTCTGCATGGACGCGCGCTGCTGATCTGCAGCTGGTGGTCGACCGGGGCATCCGGGAACGCAGAGTCACGGTCCAGCTCCTGACCACAAGCAGCAACGTCACCTTCCGCGGCTTCCTCATCCGATCCATGGCGGTCAGGGGCAGCAGTTTCATCTACTTCCGCGGAATCTTCGAGAAGGACACGCAGTTCCAGGACTCGCTGTACCTCGACTGCGACGGGCAGGACAGGGTATACTTATGCTTACAGGGGCTCTTCCCATGCCCACTTTACTGGGTGCCtgctactatagtcggatacaactcaggaaCGAAGCGGCTTTCCCTCGTAAAACGaacgacccccttccagccaatggcgtcggcagattctccagagcctgctagcgtgacaatgcagggagccgCGTGCAAATTCAGGgaagggactatcccctttcatctgctactccctgcattgtcacgttaGCAGGCTCTTGagaatctgccgacgccattggccggaAGGAGAGTCCTCTGACGGAGAAAAGCCgctccgttcttgagttgtatccgactaaagAGTCATCCGTTGGCTGCCATTAACGTACGCCGAGCAAAACAACGGAGATATTTTTAACTTCTAATTTTCAGAGAGCTATAGTCAGAGAACTATGGCGggccgcccccctcccccctcttcaAATCGCGctcaccacccccctcccccgggCTTCGCCCTATACAACTGCGTCGGGCCCcttccgaaaaaaaatttctggctacgtgcctgtgtACTTAATTGCCGCGATATCTCTGGTAGCTGCATGGCCATTAACAACACCACACGAGGTCGCGGGAATGACTACAAGCAGTGTTGGCCGCATTTCGAGGGACGCGAAGTGCAAACATTAAAGCGCCGGTAGGCTGtgggatgtcagcgcacattaaggaGCCACACGTGGTCAAAATTAAACCGGACCCTGCACTACGACCACACTTGCTATCTTCTATCACCCCATTCATACAACGACATCACACGGCACAAGGcggtcgtgtgctgtgcgatgtcactgcactttAAAGCCACCCATgtagtagaaattattccggagacctccactatggcaccacgttcagttgtccaccgagaagtgacagTTGCTGCACCGTTTTTCCCCAAAACATATTCATTGTCCCTCAACGCCCGATACAGGCGTCCACTATGAAAGACCCTGAGTGACCTTGATTGAGTACGGTAGTTACtgggcctttcctttcctcaaagccacaCACGCAAACACGCGTTAACAGTGGCACAACCATCTCACATCTACTCTTAATAAACGCGTAAGCATCACATCTTCATTGCTTGTGTGACGGAGCCACTCGTACTGTGATCAGTATTAGCGCTCATCACCGGTCATGCACTAGCGTGTGTCGCCTATATGTAATAGCGGAGGAAAACGCCATATCGTCCACGCCGTTACTCCACGCATCATTGCGCGGTGTTAAGGGACTGGCCGCGTTTATTGCGATGATGTTCAGTATATCCAGAAGCGCTGATCACAAGACTTTTGTGATAGTGCTGAATGTCTAAGCAAAAGAAGCATGCTCGTTCTTATCGACAGGCTGACGTcacatctttcctttttttttcaagctaagTACATTCATAGGAACTCTACAACACAACTCAGTTAATCATTGATTCCAAGTCGTTTCGGCGTCCTCATGAGACCGTAGCATGCGGCTCTGTGGTCCGGTAGCTTCACTGGCTTGTTGGCCACCATCTGACGGCGGCTGTACATCGGCATACTTGACTGGAAACTTGGCTGGCGACGCGGGAACCTGAGGCTTCTTCGGCGTTGCATCAATCCCATCTGGGTGATGATACCGTTGAATCGCCGATGATGAAATATCGTCGTCTCCCGTCTCTGGCAGTACGAAGAGGTGGCGTCTGTTCCGGATGAACTGCATCGTTGTCTGTGCCAACCCTGTATAGGACCGTGGTGATTGGGACAGTCGTAGGACAGTTCCGGAAGAGCCCTTGTATATCAGCCATACCAGATTTCCTGCACAAAGTCTGGGCAAAGATCGGGCAAGACACTTGTCAAAGTACTTTTTCTGCCTGTTCCTCCACACCTCGTCTGTTTTCTGCCAGGAAG containing:
- the LOC144111101 gene encoding uncharacterized protein LOC144111101, which codes for MCPRRTPKLRRRSRSSRACAFCSTVRRRCRISRLTSAWTRAADLQLVVDRGIRERRVTVQLLTTSSNVTFRGFLIRSMAVRGSSFIYFRGIFEKDTQFQDSLYLDCDGQDRSAISHGDNKTKKEVVVHWRPEPDPKNLVQVFFRATVVQNFNRYFIHLDSIRLLFGTAGPSTFGRLSFVGLLGSCVAPAAVALFYAWME